In Camelus bactrianus isolate YW-2024 breed Bactrian camel chromosome 10, ASM4877302v1, whole genome shotgun sequence, a genomic segment contains:
- the CDKN1C gene encoding cyclin-dependent kinase inhibitor 1C isoform X2: MQTPGARGLTCARPPPSFPLFLLLFFLSSPAARPAQPPAMSDVYLRSTLAMERLVARRTFPVFARTSACRSLFGPVDHEELSRELQMRLAELSAEDQRRWDYNFQQDVPLRGPGRLQWTEVDSDSVPAFYRETVQVGRCRLLVAPRPRPDGAVNCPPPGPPADEPLDGLGEAPAPPSSGPAVTPAPAPAPAPQESAEQEAVPPPRSQEPLAEPPHSGISGRPAPGTAATAAATTAAAAAAAATATATTAAAGGAAIKKLSGPLISDFFAKRKRPAPEAKASNEVPAGCAAPGAAPAVGSAEQTPRKRLR; the protein is encoded by the exons ATGCAGACTCCGGGTGCACGGGGTCTCACTTGCGCCCGGCCTCcgccctcctttcctctcttcctcctcctcttcttcctctcctctcccgcCGCCCGGCCCGCGCAGCCCCCGGCCATGTCCGACGTGTATCTCCGCAGCACATTGGCAATGGAGCGCCTCGTCGCCCGCCGCACCTTTCCTGTGTTCGCACGCACCAGCGCCTGCCGCAGCCTCTTCGGGCCCGTGGACCACGAGGAGCTGAGCCGCGAGCTGCAGATGCGCCTGGCCGAGCTAAGCGCCGAGGACCAGCGCCGCTGGGACTACAACTTCCAGCAGGACGTGCCACTGCGGGGCCCTGGGCGCCTGCAGTGGACCGAGGTGGACAGCGACTCCGTGCCCGCCTTCTACCGCGAGACGGTGCAGGTGGGGCGCTGTCGCCTGCTCGTGGCGCCCCGTCCCCGCCCTGACGGTGCGGTCAATTGCCCGCCCCCGGGGCCGCCGGCCGATGAGCCCCTTGACGGCCTCGGGGAGGCGCCGGCGCCGCCGTCCAGCGGCCCGGCCGTAACacccgccccggccccggccccggcgccGCAGGAGAGCGCTGAGCAGGAGGCGGTCCCGCCGCCGCGCAGCCAGGAGCCTCTCGCCGAGCCGCCGCACTCAGGGATTTCGGGGCGCCCCGCGCCGGGCACTGCCGCCACCGCTGccgccaccaccgccgccgccgccgccgccgccgccactgcCACCGCCACCACTGCCGCCGCCGGAGGCGCCGCGATCAAGAAGCTGTCCGGGCCTCTCATCTCCG ATTTCTTCGCCAAGCGCAAGAGACCCGCGCCCGAGGCCAAGGCGTCAAACGAGGTTCCCGCGGGATGCGCCGCGCCTGGCGCTGCTCCAGCCGTCGGCTCGGCTGAGCAAACTCCGCGCAAGCGGCTGCGATGA
- the CDKN1C gene encoding cyclin-dependent kinase inhibitor 1C isoform X1, with translation MLIAAGPARGGVGPSRIKGRARTGRSTGQVLCARWVPARPEPAQRTKTGTEGARPPAGRHSERDSGAVYCPTASTLAMERLVARRTFPVFARTSACRSLFGPVDHEELSRELQMRLAELSAEDQRRWDYNFQQDVPLRGPGRLQWTEVDSDSVPAFYRETVQVGRCRLLVAPRPRPDGAVNCPPPGPPADEPLDGLGEAPAPPSSGPAVTPAPAPAPAPQESAEQEAVPPPRSQEPLAEPPHSGISGRPAPGTAATAAATTAAAAAAAATATATTAAAGGAAIKKLSGPLISDFFAKRKRPAPEAKASNEVPAGCAAPGAAPAVGSAEQTPRKRLR, from the exons ATGCTAATAGCAGCGGGGCCCGCGCGCGGGGGGGTGGGACCCTCGCGTATAAAGGGGCGCGCGAGGACTGGGCGTTCCACAGGCCAAGTGCTCTGCGCTCGGTGGGTGCCAGCCAGGCCTGAGCCAGCCCAGCGAACGAAGACAGGCACCGAGGGGGCGCGGCCGCCGGCCGGACGACACAGCGAACGAGACTCAGGAGCAGTCTACTGCCCGACAGCCAG CACATTGGCAATGGAGCGCCTCGTCGCCCGCCGCACCTTTCCTGTGTTCGCACGCACCAGCGCCTGCCGCAGCCTCTTCGGGCCCGTGGACCACGAGGAGCTGAGCCGCGAGCTGCAGATGCGCCTGGCCGAGCTAAGCGCCGAGGACCAGCGCCGCTGGGACTACAACTTCCAGCAGGACGTGCCACTGCGGGGCCCTGGGCGCCTGCAGTGGACCGAGGTGGACAGCGACTCCGTGCCCGCCTTCTACCGCGAGACGGTGCAGGTGGGGCGCTGTCGCCTGCTCGTGGCGCCCCGTCCCCGCCCTGACGGTGCGGTCAATTGCCCGCCCCCGGGGCCGCCGGCCGATGAGCCCCTTGACGGCCTCGGGGAGGCGCCGGCGCCGCCGTCCAGCGGCCCGGCCGTAACacccgccccggccccggccccggcgccGCAGGAGAGCGCTGAGCAGGAGGCGGTCCCGCCGCCGCGCAGCCAGGAGCCTCTCGCCGAGCCGCCGCACTCAGGGATTTCGGGGCGCCCCGCGCCGGGCACTGCCGCCACCGCTGccgccaccaccgccgccgccgccgccgccgccgccactgcCACCGCCACCACTGCCGCCGCCGGAGGCGCCGCGATCAAGAAGCTGTCCGGGCCTCTCATCTCCG ATTTCTTCGCCAAGCGCAAGAGACCCGCGCCCGAGGCCAAGGCGTCAAACGAGGTTCCCGCGGGATGCGCCGCGCCTGGCGCTGCTCCAGCCGTCGGCTCGGCTGAGCAAACTCCGCGCAAGCGGCTGCGATGA